One genomic region from Hyalangium ruber encodes:
- a CDS encoding mucoidy inhibitor MuiA family protein — MSTTVTLPVIKVTVLEDRALVERRGEVTLPAGPQRLRVEGLSPLAVDRSLQISLSGGALVGARVSRVWKEQPKEGLREHRTELGRRVESLEQAARLAEGDVLRLEARLNVATAAQQDVLRSISERTGAGKAELDTWRQNLAAVRAEIASTEEALRQARKREARAQRQLEEAQSAFAQGEQPETKLITSAEMELNHPTGGAVTVGVAYLVPCAVWRPAYRATLRPTEGGEAVTLECEAVVWQRTEEDWKDVEMAFSTARPTLGASPPRLVEDRLYLRDKTQHEKQVVEVSIREETIQTTGEGGAQPTQDMPGLDDGGEPLTLKALHRVTLPSDGAPHRVPLFQFTAPATSELVGTPEHSPLVHRVARFENKGASVLLAGPVDLVRTSGYVGRAQLSFAGLGERVKLGFGSEDTLRIARQVDDKLDTNRLTGRRTRTHFVKLFVSNTGNRAEQIAIEERMPVSEVEAVEIELLKDKTKPAPAKVSQDGIVRFEVHASPRSQQELSFTYTVSSSSKVAGL, encoded by the coding sequence GTGAGCACCACCGTCACCCTGCCCGTCATCAAGGTCACCGTCCTCGAGGACCGCGCGCTCGTGGAGCGCCGAGGCGAAGTCACCCTGCCCGCCGGCCCGCAGCGCCTGCGCGTGGAGGGCCTCTCGCCGCTCGCGGTGGATCGCTCACTGCAGATCTCCCTCTCCGGAGGCGCGCTCGTCGGCGCGCGGGTGAGCCGCGTCTGGAAGGAGCAGCCCAAGGAGGGACTGCGCGAGCACCGCACGGAGCTCGGCCGCCGCGTCGAGTCGCTCGAACAGGCCGCGCGCCTGGCCGAGGGCGATGTGCTGCGCCTGGAGGCACGGCTGAACGTGGCGACCGCCGCCCAGCAGGACGTGCTCCGCTCCATCTCGGAGCGAACAGGCGCTGGCAAGGCGGAGCTGGACACGTGGCGCCAGAACCTGGCGGCGGTGCGGGCGGAGATCGCCTCCACGGAGGAGGCACTGCGCCAGGCGCGCAAACGCGAGGCCCGGGCACAGCGGCAGTTGGAGGAAGCCCAGAGCGCGTTCGCCCAGGGAGAGCAACCCGAGACGAAGCTGATCACCTCGGCGGAGATGGAGCTGAACCACCCCACGGGCGGAGCGGTGACGGTGGGCGTGGCGTACCTGGTGCCCTGCGCGGTGTGGCGCCCGGCATACCGGGCCACCTTGCGGCCGACGGAGGGCGGCGAAGCCGTGACGCTCGAGTGCGAGGCCGTGGTGTGGCAGCGCACCGAGGAGGACTGGAAGGACGTGGAGATGGCCTTCTCGACGGCGCGCCCCACCCTGGGCGCTTCGCCGCCGCGACTGGTGGAGGACCGGCTGTATCTGCGCGACAAGACGCAGCACGAGAAGCAGGTAGTGGAGGTGTCCATCCGCGAGGAGACCATCCAGACCACGGGCGAGGGCGGCGCGCAGCCGACCCAGGACATGCCGGGGTTGGATGATGGCGGCGAGCCGCTGACGCTCAAGGCGCTCCACCGCGTCACCCTGCCCTCGGACGGCGCGCCGCACCGCGTGCCGCTGTTCCAGTTCACCGCGCCGGCCACCTCGGAGCTGGTGGGCACGCCGGAGCACTCGCCACTGGTTCACCGCGTGGCGCGCTTCGAGAACAAGGGAGCCTCGGTGCTGCTGGCGGGCCCGGTGGATCTGGTGCGCACGAGCGGCTACGTGGGACGGGCGCAGCTGTCCTTCGCGGGCTTGGGCGAGCGGGTGAAGCTGGGCTTCGGCAGCGAGGACACCCTGCGCATCGCCCGACAGGTGGACGACAAGCTCGACACCAACCGGCTCACCGGTCGGCGTACGCGCACGCACTTCGTGAAGCTCTTCGTGTCCAACACCGGCAACCGCGCCGAGCAGATCGCCATCGAGGAGCGGATGCCCGTCTCCGAGGTGGAGGCGGTGGAGATCGAGCTGCTCAAGGACAAGACGAAGCCCGCGCCAGCGAAGGTGAGCCAGGACGGCATCGTCCGCTTCGAGGTACACGCCTCGCCGCGCTCCCAGCAGGAGCTCTCCTTCACCTACACGGTGTCCAGCTCCTCGAAGGTGGCGGGGCTCTGA
- a CDS encoding DUF4139 domain-containing protein, with translation MLVVPSVLDAVTVHADGALCTRVATVSAADGRLPTQLRINGLPLGLNTGSLRASVLQGPSGLAVRDIRPSFDIQLPPEPDVPAEYRALEEAQDSLMRLSAELQRIQQNIEATQRLGPSYPKPKLGEEPRQASPSTLLTLASFVDEELAALYSRKLDLERQQRDAIAEVELRRRRLNEGSSSIRGQRAVLYRAAIITLSEADSAAGETRLALEYAVRGARWVPGYELRMPRSLDGGTLRMRASVLQRTGEDWTNVKLALSTAELHRRADVPELKALRIGRRQPPPARSGWREPPPGLDELFSGYDAAARASPPPPPPPPSPSIPAPREQRRSITGGVPRLEMPTGSIAAPAKPGYREAVPEMAPQSEEPEMDEDAMAPSMQAIPAPKSSGGFFAPGAPPPPAPTAAMPMRSRGGGGLERAKKAAPRNRPSKDLGMDESEELLDGAAFGGAAPSELEPSAPAGLEPAGNLLDYDRLELLPAHQPGSRGKLQPRPVYSSLELVALTAVHVQVDIVTLLAVSQQSMDAVHHVSPPTWAVPPRQSTPYFDYRYDVETRMDVPSDGAWHTVSVFSAPVGLTAEYLCVPSMESQVFRTVKVENRTPHALLAGPVDVTLGDEFLMTSPLPTLAPGATQRLGLGVEESIKVSRNTRFDEASGGVFGGATVLTHRVSLEVANRLGRPVTVEIRERVPVVPVSEKDIKVEEAEVKPAWRAPTPLPGDSPVEGERAWRVTLQAGEKQALDATWLVKIPSSKMLQGGNRRT, from the coding sequence ATGCTCGTTGTCCCGTCCGTCCTGGATGCGGTCACGGTCCACGCCGACGGCGCGCTTTGCACCCGTGTCGCCACGGTGTCCGCCGCCGACGGCCGGCTGCCCACGCAGCTGCGCATCAATGGCCTGCCGCTAGGGCTCAACACCGGCTCGCTCCGAGCCTCCGTGCTCCAAGGGCCCTCGGGGCTCGCGGTCCGCGACATCCGGCCCAGCTTCGACATCCAGCTGCCTCCCGAGCCGGATGTCCCCGCCGAGTACCGCGCGCTCGAGGAGGCCCAGGACTCCCTGATGCGCCTCAGCGCCGAGCTCCAGCGCATCCAGCAGAACATCGAGGCCACCCAGCGCCTCGGGCCCTCCTACCCCAAGCCCAAGCTGGGAGAGGAGCCGCGTCAGGCCTCCCCCTCCACACTCCTCACCCTGGCCAGCTTCGTGGACGAGGAGCTGGCCGCGCTCTACTCCCGGAAGCTCGACCTGGAGCGGCAGCAGCGGGACGCGATCGCCGAGGTGGAGCTGCGCCGGCGACGGCTGAATGAGGGCTCGTCGTCCATCCGCGGCCAGCGCGCGGTCCTGTACCGGGCCGCCATCATCACCCTCTCCGAGGCGGACAGTGCCGCCGGGGAGACGCGCCTGGCGCTGGAGTACGCGGTGCGCGGAGCCCGTTGGGTTCCTGGGTACGAGCTGCGGATGCCGCGCTCGCTGGACGGCGGGACGCTGCGGATGCGCGCCTCCGTGCTGCAGCGCACCGGCGAGGACTGGACGAACGTGAAGCTGGCCCTGTCCACCGCCGAGCTGCACCGGCGCGCGGACGTGCCCGAGCTGAAGGCCCTGCGCATCGGCCGGCGCCAGCCGCCCCCGGCCCGCTCGGGCTGGCGCGAGCCGCCTCCTGGGTTGGATGAGCTCTTCAGCGGCTATGACGCCGCGGCCAGAGCCTCCCCTCCCCCGCCCCCTCCTCCCCCTAGCCCTTCCATTCCAGCGCCCAGGGAACAGCGGCGCAGCATCACCGGCGGAGTGCCACGGCTGGAGATGCCGACCGGGAGCATCGCCGCTCCCGCCAAGCCCGGGTACCGCGAGGCAGTGCCGGAGATGGCCCCCCAGTCCGAGGAACCGGAGATGGACGAGGACGCCATGGCTCCGTCCATGCAGGCGATACCCGCGCCCAAGTCCTCGGGTGGCTTCTTCGCGCCGGGCGCGCCCCCTCCTCCCGCGCCGACGGCCGCCATGCCCATGCGCTCTCGGGGCGGAGGTGGGCTGGAACGCGCCAAGAAGGCGGCGCCCCGTAACAGGCCCAGCAAAGACCTGGGGATGGACGAGTCCGAGGAGCTGCTGGATGGAGCCGCCTTCGGCGGAGCGGCGCCCTCCGAGCTGGAGCCCTCGGCACCCGCTGGACTCGAGCCCGCGGGCAACCTGCTCGACTACGACCGGCTGGAGCTGCTCCCCGCCCACCAACCGGGCAGCCGCGGCAAGCTCCAGCCCCGCCCCGTCTACTCCTCGCTGGAGCTGGTCGCGCTGACGGCGGTTCACGTCCAGGTCGACATCGTCACCCTGCTCGCCGTGAGCCAGCAGTCCATGGACGCCGTCCACCATGTCTCCCCGCCCACCTGGGCGGTGCCTCCGCGCCAGTCCACCCCGTACTTCGACTACCGCTATGACGTGGAGACGCGGATGGACGTGCCCTCGGATGGTGCGTGGCACACCGTGTCGGTGTTCTCCGCGCCGGTGGGGCTTACGGCCGAGTACCTCTGCGTGCCGTCCATGGAGTCGCAGGTCTTCCGCACGGTGAAGGTGGAGAACCGCACGCCCCACGCGCTGCTCGCCGGTCCCGTGGATGTGACGCTGGGAGACGAGTTCCTGATGACCTCGCCCCTGCCCACGCTTGCCCCCGGCGCCACCCAGCGGCTGGGACTGGGCGTCGAGGAGTCCATCAAGGTGTCGCGCAACACGCGCTTCGATGAGGCCTCGGGCGGCGTGTTCGGCGGCGCCACCGTGCTCACGCACCGCGTCTCCCTGGAGGTGGCCAACCGGCTGGGCCGCCCGGTGACGGTGGAGATCCGCGAGCGCGTGCCCGTGGTCCCCGTCTCCGAGAAGGACATCAAGGTGGAGGAGGCCGAGGTGAAGCCCGCCTGGCGCGCGCCCACGCCGCTGCCCGGAGACTCACCGGTGGAGGGCGAGCGGGCGTGGCGGGTAACGCTGCAGGCGGGAGAGAAGCAGGCGTTGGATGCGACGTGGCTCGTCAAGATCCCCTCGAGCAAGATGCTCCAGGGTGGCAACCGGAGGACGTAA